One Lycium barbarum isolate Lr01 chromosome 5, ASM1917538v2, whole genome shotgun sequence genomic window carries:
- the LOC132639329 gene encoding uncharacterized protein LOC132639329 produces the protein MQHVLAAPASHPVQHVLHITAQSALPARVWCNLRLAGCTCDSTCELQHCKLDNFYFVDRNGFLNSVLPSSSCNQVHADDAPVSGGGLRSAMFKIREFVEKHTCPLKDKVYTQHQASSGFIAGIIKPKFRNYKRKYVPSDIVDDVKNDFGVDVPYMKAWRAKEKAMTELRGEPAKSYKKLPGYVYILNKTYPGSHIRMKKTSENEFLYLFVALYAFIKGFECCRPIVVVDGSHIKTAYNGTFVSASTMYGAGNILPLAYGVIDSESDKSWTWFFEQFKEAYGLRESMCVVSDRHESINKVVSKVYPNVPHFACIWHLWKNVYNKYRKSHKVLSGVYYAMAKAYTQDEFDMLMEKVETVDIRVKDYLELAGREKWSRLYAPVNRAWTMTSNIAESINSALVQARELPIFDFLEEVRIMFGRWNFTNRQNGSYTFTTLGKKFNEMLSINERKSARMTVIPSTEYVHTVIDEGRHFIVCIEKKTCSCKEFQMEEIPCPHAWVYPLPDESEWKIPGYILEEVFFPPRYKRPPGRPKKKHDNSLSEWFSTKRTNSCSRCGHVGHNRSSCTNEPRRK, from the exons CATTGCAAATTGGATAATTTCTATTTCGTGGATCGTAATGGGTTTTTGAATTCGGTATTACCATCATCATCTTGTAATCAAGTTCATGCTGATGATGCGCCTGTTAGTGGTGGTGGTCTAAG ATCAGCTATGTTCAAAATCAGAGAGTTCGTAGAGAAACATACATGTCCATTGAAGGATAAGGTGTATACGCAACATCAAGCTAGTAGTGGTTTTATAGCTGGCATTATTAAGCCAAAATTTAGAAATTATAAGAGGAAGTATGTGCCTAGTGATATAGTAGATGATGTTAAAAATGATTTTGGGGTGGATGTGCCATACATGAAAGCATGGCGTGCTAAAGAAAAGGCTATGACGGAGTTAAGGGGCGAGCCAGCCAAGTCATACAAGAAATTGCCGGGATACGTATACATTTTGAATAAAACATACCCAGGTTCTCATATAAGAATGAagaaaacatctgaaaatgagTTCTTGTATCTTTTTGTAGCATTGTATGCCTTTATAAAGGGGTTTGAATGTTGTCGACCCATCGTGGTTGTAGATGGCAGCCACATCAAAACAGCATACAATGGGACATTTGTTTCAGCGAGCACGATGTATGGTGCAG GGAATATACTACCTTTGGCGTATGGCGTGATTGATTCAGAAAGTGATAAGTCTTGGACATGGTTCTTCGAACAGTTCAAGGAAGCTTATGGGCTACGGGAGAGCATGTGTGTTGTATCTGATAGGCATGAAAGCATCAACAAGGTTGTATCCAAAGTATATCCTAATGTTCCCCATTTTGCATGTATATGGCATCTTTGGAAGAATGTATACAATAAATATAGAAAGAGTCACAAGGTGCTGAGTGGGGTGTACTATGCAATGGCAAAAGCGTATACACAAGATGAGTTTGACATGCTAATGGAAAAGGTTGAGACGGTGGATATTCGTGTAAAGGATTACTTGGAGTTAGCCGGAAGGGAAAAGTGGTCTAGGCTTTATGCTCCAGTCAACCGAGCATGGACAATGACGTCTAATATTGCTGAGTCTATCAATTCAGCTCTCGTACAAGCAAGAGAATTACCAATATTTGATTTTCTGGAAGAAGTTAGGATTATGTTTGGGCGCTGGAATTTCACTAACCGACAAAATGGTTCATATACATTCACAACACTTGGGAAGAAATTCAATGAAATGCTTTCCATTAATGAGCGTAAATCTGCACGCATGACG GTAATACCATCAACTGAATACGTGCACACGGTAATTGATGAGGGGCGACATTTCATAGTTTGTATTGAAAAGAAGACATGCAGTTGCAAAGAGTTTCAGATGGAGGAGATTCCCTGCCCACATGCCTGGG TTTATCCTCTACCCGATGAGAGTGAATGGAAAATACCTGGATACATTTTGGAAGAGGTATTTTTTCCACCGAGATACAAGAGACCGCCTGGAAGGCCAAAGAAGAAGCACGATAATTCTTTATCTGAATGGTTTTCAACTAAACGTACAAATTCGTGTAGTAGGTGTGGACATGTTGGACACAATAGGAGTTCTTGTACAAATGAGCCTCGAAGAAAGTAG